A single genomic interval of Danio aesculapii chromosome 5, fDanAes4.1, whole genome shotgun sequence harbors:
- the LOC130229511 gene encoding uncharacterized protein LOC130229511 — MFGCCQTPLRILILMCMMSINQCLPVGRRGALSFSSSLRLTRTIRAHVQQLLFLYKQEMFGDELFEYREQMLSSLPAVTVSYRTWLHMQDDERLRVASEYLQIFWTHLDGQRRQLERDGGATTLRKPQRRDKRGRPQPTLCRSFEVLQIDLRDLMRQVNNQLNRIRHVSTSTKSPLLDSTTASASMSQSMHHSSESTTAPQTPTQTGKPGISAHSTTPSPQTLRLSEGGLTSVTEETFVSLLQPTRAASVSHSTQQTTTAGMSRWDLHLNGYVILRDLERYLSRLARDYTVLQTKY, encoded by the exons ATGTTCGGGTGTTGTCAGACTCCACTTCGCATCCTTATCCTCATGTGTATGATGTCTATAAACCAGTGTCTCCCTGTCGGCCGCAGAGGAGCTCTGTCGTTCTCCAGTTCACTGCGCCTTACGCGCACCATTCGCGCACATGTCCAGCAATTACTGTTTCTATAT AAACAGGAGATGTTTGGCGACGAGCTCTTTGAATACAGAGAACAGATGCTAAGTTCACTTCCTGCAGTTACTGTCAGTTACCGGACCTGGCTCCACATGCAG GACGATGAGCGTTTGCGTGTGGCTTCTGAATACCTGCAAATCTTCTGGACTCATCTGGATGGTCAGCGGCGCCAGCTGGAGAGGGACGGGGGCGCGACGACGCTAAGGAAACCTCAAAGGAGAGACAAACGCGGAAGACCTCAGCCAACACTGTGCCGGAGTTTTGAGGTCCTGCAAATAGACCTGCGGGATCTGATGAGACAAGTTAACAATCAG CTAAACCGTATAAGACACGTATCTACATCCACAAAATCTCCACTTTTGGATTCCACCACTGCATCTGCCAGTATGAGTCAGAGTATGCATCATTCTTCTGAAAGCACCACAGCACCCCAGACCCCAACTCAAACGGGTAAACCTGGAATCTCTGCACACTCCACCACACCGTCACCTCAGACCTTAAGGCTGTCTGAAGGAGGATTGACTTCAGTGACGGAGGAAACCTTTGTCAGCCTCCTGCAACCCACCAGAGCAGCGTCAGTCTCTCATTCCACCCAGCAGACGACAACAGCAGGGATGTCCCGCTGGGATCTGCACCTGAATGGGTATGTGATACTGAGAGATCTCGAACGGTACTTAAGCAGACTGGCAAGAGATTACACCGTGCTTCAAACCAAATACTGA